In Callithrix jacchus isolate 240 chromosome 18, calJac240_pri, whole genome shotgun sequence, one DNA window encodes the following:
- the HAPLN2 gene encoding hyaluronan and proteoglycan link protein 2, whose translation MPGWLTLPALCCFLLLWAFTIFHKAQGDPASHPGPHYLLPPIHEVIHSHRGATATLPCVLGTSPPSYKVRWSKVEPGELRETLILVTNGLQARGYGPLGGRARMRRGHRLDASLVIAGVRLEDEGRYRCELINGIEDESVALTLSLEGVVFPYQPSRGRYQFNYYEAKQACEEQDGRLATYSQLYQAWTEGLDWCNAGWLLEGSVRYPVLTARAPCGGRGRPGIRSYGPRDLMRDRYDAFCFTSALAGQVFFVPGRLTLSEAHAACRRRGAVVAKVGHLYAAWKFSGLDQCDGGWLADGSVRFPITTPRPRCGGLPDPGVRSFGFPRPQQAAYGTYCYAEN comes from the exons ATGCCAGGCTGGCTCACCCTCCCCGCGCTCTGCTGTTTCCTGCTCCTTTGGGCCTTCACCATCTTCCATAAAGCCCAGGGAGACCCAG CATCCCACCCGGGCCCCCACTACCTCCTGCCCCCCATCCACGAGGTCATTCACTCTCATCGTGGGGCCACGGCCACGCTGCCCTGCGTCCTGGGCACCTCGCCTCCCAGCTACAAGGTGCGCTGGAGCAAGGTGGAGCCCGGGGAGCTCCGGGAAACGCTGATCCTCGTCACCAACGGACTGCAAGCTCGGGGGTACGGGCCCCTGGGAGGGCGCGCCAGGATGCGGAGGGGGCATCGGCTAGACGCCTCCCTGGTCATCGCGGGCGTGCGCCTGGAGGACGAGGGCCGGTACCGCTGCGAGCTCATCAACGGCATTGAGGACGAGAGCGTGGCGCTGACCCTGAGCCTGGAGG GTGTGGTATTTCCGTACCAACCCAGCCGGGGCCGGTACCAGTTCAATTACTACGAGGCGAAGCAGGCGTGCGAGGAGCAGGACGGACGCCTGGCCACCTACTCCCAGCTCTACCAGG CGTGGACCGAGGGTCTGGACTGGTGTAACGCGGGCTGGCTGCTCGAGGGCTCCGTGCGCTACCCTGTGCTCACCGCGCGCGCCCCGtgtggaggccgaggcaggcccgGGATCCGCAGCTACGGGCCCCGCGACCTGATGCGCGACCGCTACGACGCCTTCTGCTTCACCTCGGCGCTGGCGG GCCAAGTGTTCTTCGTACCCGGGCGGCTGACGCTGTCTGAAGCCCACGCGGCGTGCCGGCGACGCGGCGCCGTGGTGGCCAAGGTTGGGCACCTCTACGCAGCCTGGAAGTTCTCGGGGCTAGACCAGTGCGACGGCGGCTGGCTGGCTGACGGCAGTGTGCGCTTCCCCATCACCACGCCGCGGCCGCGCTGCGGGGGTCTCCCGGATCCCGGAGTGCGCAGCTTCGGCTTCCCCAGGCCCCAGCAGGCAGCCTACGGGACCTACTGCTATGCCGAGAATTAG